The following are encoded in a window of Salinibacter ruber DSM 13855 genomic DNA:
- a CDS encoding HAD-IIA family hydrolase, which produces MADEQDATHAWLLDMDGVLVHEEVVLPGAQEFIERLREKELPFLVLTNNSIYTRRDLSARLARAGLDVPEAKIWTSAVATAQFLSNQAPEASAYAVGEAGLTTALHEVGYTLTDADPDFVVLGETRTYSFQHITAAVRLIEQGARFIATNPDVTGPSPDGPLPATGSVAALIREATGQKPYFVGKPNPIMIRSALNQIEAHSATTAMAGDRMDTDVMAGMEAGLTTHLVLSGSTRREEISDFAYRPNNVVESISELIERV; this is translated from the coding sequence ATGGCAGACGAGCAGGACGCAACACACGCATGGCTTCTCGACATGGACGGCGTACTGGTACATGAGGAGGTCGTCCTCCCCGGGGCCCAAGAGTTTATCGAACGCCTTCGGGAAAAAGAGCTGCCCTTTCTCGTGCTCACCAACAATTCCATCTATACCCGGCGCGACCTATCGGCCCGGCTCGCCCGCGCCGGACTGGACGTCCCGGAGGCGAAGATCTGGACCTCGGCCGTGGCCACCGCGCAGTTTCTTTCCAACCAGGCCCCCGAGGCATCGGCGTACGCCGTCGGGGAGGCTGGGCTTACCACGGCGCTTCACGAGGTGGGCTACACGCTCACGGACGCCGACCCCGACTTCGTGGTCCTGGGCGAGACCCGTACGTATTCGTTCCAACACATCACGGCGGCCGTCCGGCTCATCGAACAAGGGGCCCGTTTTATCGCCACGAACCCGGATGTCACGGGCCCGTCGCCGGACGGGCCGCTCCCGGCCACCGGCTCCGTGGCGGCCCTCATCCGCGAGGCCACCGGCCAGAAGCCATACTTCGTTGGCAAACCCAACCCGATCATGATCCGGAGTGCGTTGAACCAAATCGAGGCGCACTCGGCAACCACGGCCATGGCGGGCGACCGCATGGACACGGACGTCATGGCCGGCATGGAGGCCGGCCTGACCACCCATCTTGTGCTGTCCGGCTCGACGCGGCGAGAGGAGATTTCGGACTTCGCCTACCGCCCGAACAATGTGGTCGAGTCGATATCAGAGCTAATTGAACGCGTGTGA